One Hordeum vulgare subsp. vulgare chromosome 4H, MorexV3_pseudomolecules_assembly, whole genome shotgun sequence DNA window includes the following coding sequences:
- the LOC123449353 gene encoding uncharacterized protein LOC123449353 — MLGLRVLCSAPPAPPARGRCSTPEKSGRAFLLGVPAAVSLSLVLWSTPVSAGILSGSTGLESIPAPPLPRLEFLDKWNAENQRKYAENDSRFKSSKVLRELLQKSKQNKEKNEREIQDKYCLRGAEWGVGDCSTVGMTDQEKEDFITELKKRVGE; from the exons ATGCTCGGCCTCCGCGTCCTCTGCAGCGCGCCACCGGCACCGCCGGCGAGGGGCCGCTGCAGCACGCCGGAGAAGAGCGGCCGGGCGTTCCTGCTGGGCGTCCCCGCCGCCGTCTCCCTCTCGCTCGTCCTCTGGTCCACTCCAG TGAGCGCCGGCATCCTGTCAGGGTCCACCGGGCTGGAGTCCATCCCAGCACCCCCGTTGCCCCGGCTCGAGTTCTTGGACAAATGGAATG CGGAGAACCAGAGGAAGTACGCGGAGAACGACTCGAGGTTCAAGTCCTCCAAGGTGCTCAGGGAGCTGCTCCAGAAGTCCAAGCAAAACAAAGAGAA GAACGAGAGGGAGATCCAGGACAAGTACTGCCTGCGGGGCGCCGAGTGGGGCGTCGGCGACTGCTCCACGGTGGGGATGACGGACCAGGAGAAGGAGGACTTCATCACGGAGCTCAAGAAAAGGGTTGGAGAATGA
- the LOC123449352 gene encoding uncharacterized protein LOC123449352: MAMVPNGLLPNASAGVTRRLDPDRWAVAESRTAELIARIQPNAYSEGRRHAVYNYVQRLIMNCLSCQVFTFGSVPLKTYLPDGDIDVTAFSNSEELKDTWANLVRDALEREEKSENAEFCVKEVQYIQAEVKLIKCLVDNIVVDISFNQVGGLCTLCFLEQVDNLINQNHLFKRSIILVKAWCFYESRILGAHHGLISTYALETLVLYIFHVFNNCFTGPLEVLYRFLEFFSNFDWEKFCLSLWGPVPISSLPDMTAEPPRMDTSELLLTKAFLDRCNHLYGVMPRTQENQGQPFVSKHFNVIDPLRANNNLGRSVSKGNYFRIRSAFSFGAKRLAKLLECPNENLIAEVNQFFTNTLTRHGSGNRPDAPTPNLFPKHALKIVPAEASNSHENATMPKKKMEKPKVRVNQGSLIEGSHSYAEPISQQPQRSDLRSRNSPKAVHPAVSHAQHQKVNATQPNTKVSEQLERNKSGGSMPSERDGRMPNALFVNGRNGQNMSPFARTQSSPELTDPSIEGYSRGRRTRVVEMEKPVNNDYNNRRNNLVPEVPSNHSTKSSQDESMSSMNSSSHPSAKAASESNSVSSSYHEDNGFVINEELPSVSEASEMQHEEHALVNLMASAKLHGFNGQAPLPMQLPSHMSVASLPLLPPTAFPQKPFAGIPPTSLIGSQWLHNMQFLQGFVPPPMAHYTYNPSFAPNTEDGNESEKSTTSDSNLDPGNAQYEYGFRLSRNFNHEGRDSHVHHFDDNNRSSSPNGVSGPPLDRQMQYTVEDSGVVEENYTNMFQNQTNREVRRNAPMGSGNLRTTSQPSSSKSKALSESSWDERAAKTSRASRDKWEKKPSFPAPATTTLSISKTGWQTGNTSDHMLTEADEGARNGVVLPVIRHEASDIVTGSVSSDPSRTSQVRNDFSASWMPNPMFAPFLIGSSQQRQADNSGLTFVPTGPPVPFVVLPYVPGNSDGSVPQFEGNDGIDQFPVNVAVQNFGSLNDVHQPDNSATSTTSSSTVANPSYDHKPDILNSDIASHWQNLQYGRFCQDARPMGPVLYPFAVPPGYMQGHVPWDGPGRPPSPNVNWTQMVGPGQRAFPMMPLQPASERVTAVPPHYGEHAPRYRGGTGTYLPNPKVPFRDRERPSSSRYYRGGYNSDKGDNSDKEGSWANSRQRNTGRNYGRSQSERYGMRSDRQTTDEGQFDRQRRSYRNDSHRHEAGAQYLGQGQSHGSTNSTRRPGNMAHGVYSSPYAVPNGVGASDSPYLMVYPYEPAANHGSSSEPLEFGSLGPISMADDGDLPQPTRQVMANGFYGQRHTAFRVNSSHSSPDQPSSPQPRR, translated from the exons ATGGCCATGGTGCCCAACGGGCTCCTGCCCAATGCGTCGGCGGGGGTGACGCGGCGGCTCGACCCCGACCGCTGGGCCGTCGCCGAGTCCCGGACCGCCGAGCTGATCGCGCGCATCCAGcccaacgcatactccgagggccgGAGGCATGCTGTCTACAACTACGTGCAGCGACTCATCATGAACTGCCTCTCCTGCCAG GTTTTTACTTTTGGATCAGTCCCTCTCAAGACTTACTTACCGGATGGTGACATTGATGTCACCGCTTTCAGTAATAGTGAAGAATTAAAGGATACCTGGGCAAATCTAGTTAGGGATGCTTTGGAGCGTGAAGAGAAAAGTGAAAATGCTGAATTTTGTGTAAAAGAAGTTCAGTACATTCAGGCGGAG GTAAAGCTTATCAAGTGTCTCGTGGACAACATTGTTGTTGATATCTCATTTAACCAAGTTGGTGGATTGTGTACACTTTGTTTCCTTGAACAG GTTGACAACCTGATCAATCAAAACCATTTATTCAAGCGGAGTATCATATTGGTGAAGGCGTGGTGTTTCTACGAGAGTCGTATTCTTGGAGCTCACCATGGTCTTATATCTACTTATGCATTGGAGACCCTTGTTCTGTACATATTTCACGTGTTCAACAACTGTTTTACTGGACCACTTGAG GTGTTATACCGTTTCTTAGAATTCTTTAGCAACTTCGACTGGGAGAAATTTTGTTTGAGTTTGTGGGGGCCAGTTCCTATAAGTTCACTTCCAGATATGACTG CGGAACCCCCGCGGATGGACACTAGTGAATTGCTGCTGACCAAGGCCTTCTTGGATAGATGCAATCATCTGTATGGAGTTATGCCTCGCACCCAGGAGAACCAGGGTCAACCATTTGTTTCAAAGCACTTCAATGTTATTGATCCCTTACGAGCAAATAACAACCTTGGAAGAAGTGTCAGTAAAG GCAACTACTTTAGAATACGCAGTGCCTTTTCTTTTGGGGCAAAAAGGCTGGCAAAGTTACTTGAATGTCCAAATGAAAATCTAATTGCTGAAGTAAATCAGTTCTTTACAAATACATTGACAAGACATGGGAGTGGGAATCGTCCCGACGCGCCTACACCAAATCTGTTTCCTAAACATGCTCTGAAGATTGTCCCTGCTGAAGCATCAAACAGCCACGAAAATGCAACAATGCCCAAGAAAAAGATGGAAAAACCTAAAGTTCGAGTTAATCAGGGCAGTCTCATTGAAGGTTCTCACAGCTATGCTGAACCTATTTCTCAACAACCTCAGAGAAGTGATCTACGCTCTCGGAATTCACCAAAGGCAGTTCATCCTGCTGTTTCTCATGCACAACACCAAAAAGTTAATGCGACACAACCCAACACCAAGGTCTCTGAACAGCTTGAAAGGAACAAGTCTGGTGGATCAATGCCAAGTGAAAGGGATGGGAGAATGCCAAATGCTCTGTTTGTTAATGGCCGAAATGGGCAAAACATGTCTCCGTTTGCAAGAACCCAGTCTAGCCCTGAACTGACAGATCCTTCTATTGAAGGATATTCTCGTGGAAGGCGAACTAGAGTGGTAGAAATGGAGAAGCCTGTGAACAATGATTACAATAACAGAAGGAATAACTTAGTTCCAGAAGTGCCTAGCAACCACAGCACTAAATCTTCACAGGATGAGTCAATGTCTTCCATGAACAGTTCATCTCACCCTAGTGCAAAAGCAGCTTCTGAATCAAATAGTGTTTCCAGCAGCTATCATGAAGACAATGGTTTTGTAATTAACGAAGAACTTCCTTCTGTATCTGAGGCATCAGAGATGCAGCATGAGGAACATGCTCTAGTTAATCTAATGGCATCAGCAAAGTTGCATGGTTTCAATGGACAGGCTCCATTGCCAATGCAATTACCTTCTCATATGTCTGTAGCATCTTTGCCCTTACTGCCTCCAACAGCTTTTCCTCAAAAACCTTTTGCCGGTATTCCACCAACTAGCTTAATTGGGAGCCAGTGGTTGCACAACATGCAGTTTCTCCAAGGATTTGTTCCACCACCTATGGCCCATTATACTTACAACCCTTCGTTTGCACCAAACACAGAGGATGGTAACGAGAGTGAAAAAAGTACCACATCAGATTCGAATCTTGATCCTGGCAACGCTCAGTATGAGTATGGTTTTCGGTTGTCTAGAAATTTCAACCATGAAGGAAGGGATTCACATGTGCATCATTTTGATGACAACAACCGTTCCTCTTCACCTAATGGTGTATCTGGCCCCCCCTTGGACAGGCAGATGCAATATACGGTTGAGGATAGCGGAGTAGTAGAGGAAAACTATACCAACATGTTTCAAAATCAAACAAATAGAGAAGTAAGGAGAAATGCCCCCATGGGCAGTGGAAATTTGAGAACTACTTCACAACCCAGTTCTTCCAAAAGCAAAGCTCTGTCAGAGAGTTCATGGGATGAAAGAGCTGCAAAGACATCACGAGCTTCGAGGGACAAATGGGAAAAAAAGCCTTCCTTTCCAGCCCCTGCCACAACCACACTGAGCATAAGTAAGACTGGTTGGCAGACAGGAAATACCAGTGACCATATGCTGACAGAAGCAGATGAAGGCGCCAGGAATGGTGTTGTACTGCCAGTTATTAGACATGAAGCTTCTGACATAGTAACAGGATCTGTCTCGTCAGATCCATCAAGAACTAGTCAAGTACGGAATGATTTTAGCGCATCATGGATGCCTAATCCCATGTTTGCACCTTTTCTTATTGGTTCCTCTCAGCAGAGGCAAGCTGATAACTCTGGACTGACTTTTGTCCCAACAGGTCCACCGGTTCCTTTTGTTGTGCTCCCATATGTGCCTGGCAATAGTGATGGATCTGTTCCACAGTTCGAGGGAAATGACGGAATTGATCAGTTCCCTGTCAATGTTGCTGTTCAAAATTTTGGTTCACTCAATGATGTTCACCAACCTGATAACAGTGCTACCTCAACGACATCATCCAGTACTGTAGCTAATCCATCCTATGATCACAAACCTGACATTTTGAACAGTGATATTGCCAGCCATTGGCAGAATTTACAATATGGACGATTCTGCCAAGATGCACGCCCCATGGGTCCTGTATTATACCCTTTTGCAGTGCCTCCAGGGTACATGCAGGGGCATGTTCCATGGGATGGGCCTGGAAGACCACCTTCACCAAATGTTAACTGGACACAGATGGTGGGTCCTGGCCAAAGAGCCTTTCCTATGATGCCTCTACAGCCAGCTTCGGAAAGAGTTACTGCTGTTCCTCCGCACTATGGAGAGCATGCACCCAGATACCGTGGTGGAACAGGAACCTACTTGCCAAATCCT AAGGTTCCATTTAGGGACCGAGAGCGTCCCTCGAGTTCAAGATACTACAGAGGAGGTTATAATAGTGACAAGGGTGACAATAGTGATAAAGAAGGAAGTTGGGCAAACTCAAGACAACGAAATACAGGCCGCAACTATGGACGTAGCCAATCAGAGAGGTATGGCATGAGGTCTGATAGGCAGACAACAGATGAAGGTCAGTTTGACAGGCAGCGGAGATCCTATAGAAATGACTCACACAGGCATGAGGCAGGTGCTCAATACCTTGGACAGGGTCAATCTCATGGATCCACAAACTCTACTCGCAGACCAGGGAATATGGCACATGGGGTTTACTCATCACCATATGCAGTGCCAAATGGCGTTGGTGCTTCAGATTCACCGTATCTTATGGTTTACCCATACGAACCAGCTGCAAATCATGGTTCTTCCTCTGAACCGCTTGAATTTGGTTCACTGGGGCCAATCTCTATGGCAGATGATGGTGATCTACCACAGCCCACTCGCCAAGTAATGGCCAATGGCTTTTATGGGCAAAGACATACTGCCTTTAGGGTTAATTCCTCTCATTCATCTCCTGATCAACCATCCTCACCTCAACCTCGCAG GTAG